In a genomic window of Lycium ferocissimum isolate CSIRO_LF1 chromosome 9, AGI_CSIRO_Lferr_CH_V1, whole genome shotgun sequence:
- the LOC132029687 gene encoding cell division control protein 2 homolog A produces MDQYEKVEKIGEGTYGVVYKARDRVTNETIALKKIRLEQEDEGVPSTAIREISLLKEMQHANIVRLQDVVHSEKRLYLVFEYLDLDLKKHMDSCPEFSKDPRLVKMFLYQILRGIAYCHSHRVLHRDLKPQNLLIDRRTNALKLADFGLARAFGIPVRTFTHEVVTLWYRAPEILLGSRHYSTPVDVWSVGCIFAEMVNQRPLFPGDSEIDELFKIFRVMGTPNEDTWPGVTSLPDFKSAFPKWPPKDLATIVPNVDGAGLDLLRKMLCLDPSKRITARNALEHEYFKDIGYVP; encoded by the exons ATGGACCAG TATGAAAAAGTTGAGAAGATTGGAGAAGGAACGTATGGTGTAGTGTACAAGGCTCGTGATCGAGTAACTAATGAAACTATTGCGCTGAAGAAAATAAGGCTGGAGCAAGAAGATGAGGGGGTACCAAGCACAGCTATTAGAGAAATCTCTCTCTTGAAAGAGATGCAGCATGCTAATATTGTGAG GTTGCAGGATGTGGTGCACAGTGAAAAGAGATTGTATCTAGTCTTTGAATATCTTGACTTGGACTTGAAGAAACACATGGATTCGTGTCCTGAATTCTCTAAGGATCCACGACTGGTTAAA ATGTTTTTGTATCAAATACTTCGTGGTATTGCTTATTGTCATTCTCATAGAGTTCTTCATCGAGATTTGAAGCCTCAGAACTTGCTGATAGATCGACGTACAAATGCTTTAAAGCTGGCGGACTTTGGATTGGCTAGAGCATTTGGTATTCCTGTCAGAACTTTCACTCATGAG GTGGTGACATTGTGGTACAGGGCACCAGAAATACTGCTTGGATCACGCCATTACTCTACTCCTGTTGATGTGTGGTCAGTTGGATGCATATTTGCTGAGATGGTGAATCAGCGCCCTCTGTTTCCTGGTGACTCCGAGATTGATGAACTTTTCAAGATTTTCAG AGTGATGGGTACTCCAAACGAGGATACATGGCCTGGAGTGACTTCTCTACCTGATTTTAAATCTGCCTTCCCAAAATGGCCTCCTAAG GACCTGGCAACTATCGTCCCAAATGTTGATGGAGCAGGCCTTGATCTTCTCCGT AAAATGCTCTGCTTGGATCCCAGCAAGAGAATCACCGCCAGGAATGCCCTTGAGCATGAGTATTTCAAGGATATTGGGTATGTTCCGTGA